From the genome of Tripterygium wilfordii isolate XIE 37 chromosome 6, ASM1340144v1, whole genome shotgun sequence:
GATGTAATAATTGTAGCCGATATCATTGTCGTAACGACCGTCCATGAGAGATTTCTAAAAAAACAAGTAGAATTATAGGTTCACTTGGTCCCCATCGAATAGTTTGGAATAATATTCACGATTGAATTGAAACATATATTGGGGAGTAAAATACTGTCTCAATAGTTTATGAGGGTGGATCTCGAGTCTTAGATGTGTCCTccgtcacccaaaaaaaaaaaaattataggccACTTGAAGTGGATACAGAAGACAATTGCTTTCTTTGGTGgtggtgtgtgtatatgttaTTTTCTGTAATACGTGTAAAGATAATAGCAATCTCAATCAAGCCGCCCAAACCCAACATTATTGTTTTCTTCGCcgccttttttccttttttgaaaattttatagcAAAaaatgtgttgatttctttgtttagcTTTTCATTTGATAAATGGTCAAGATATGCTTTCATTGAACAAAATGGCATGTGTTTGTGGGTCGTAATGAAAATGAAGTACACACTATAACACTATAGTATTTTGAACAAGCCCATGGAACACACATGAAGGCCACGTCATATATGAAAGATGAGGGGCTGGCATGTGTTGGCCaaatttggattggctaggtgGTTATATCTTGAAGTGGGCCCCGCATGAAAGAGACGACCATATGATCCAAGAACCAATGGCTGGGAACCCATGTTGCTCATTCTTCTCATCTTTCACATCATCACTATTTTATTTTGTAGATCAAAGAAAGACAATTCATTGTTGAATTTTACTCTCAAATGAAaggggaatatatatatatatatatatataaaattttcagTAATAAGAACGTTCTTGTTGGGATTGATATAAGTTCTATTTTTAAATCTCTAGATTTGATGAAATGACGgagattaaagttgatttaATGTGTATGGTTTAGGCTCTCGTATTTTgtacatatttatttttcaatgcaATACTCATTTACcagaaaaaaaatgttggaggtttaggatttaagtgTTTAGGTTTTGAGATTTAAGATTTGGAGTTTGGGATTTTAGGTTTAGGATTGTTTAATCAatttcaatattaaatattttaagatTTAGGGATTTAAAAATAGATGTTCTTATATAAAGCCCAATAAGAACATCCTTAGAGAGAATATATTTGCTTTCAGAATATAGATTGGTATTTCCATTCCTGAATTTTCTTGGCAACCAAACACATCGCTAGAGTGAGAAAATATGTAGCTAAAGATATGTGCTTACAGCAAATAAATAGTTTATCCAATTTAACCGACCAACATTTTCCCATTTTTCTCAGTTACTTTTACTGTTCTTAAAATCACTGGCGGAGCAACGTCAGGACTACGGGAGCCATGGCCCCCTATACTCTTATATAGagtccgtttggtagacaattttgacaataacatatattataaataataaattatgataataaatggtagcatatatgattATTGAAATGCTgatagtgtttggttgtacttttgcatGTAGTATatatggtgttaaaattgttgtggcAAATTACGTGCAtagatattatatttttaacttgaaacaaattaaaataaaatggtaaaataaataacaaataatttataatattaataaaacatttttaattaataaaataaaaataacatgtTCTCACTCTTCGAAAGCCATGTCTctgctgcttttttttttaaaaaaaaattgtgagagaAACCAGAAAGCATGGAGGATCAAGGCATGATGGTGGAAGCGAAGGCCCAGCGGCAGCCATGGCAGAAGAAGAACGAGCTGGTGTagattgaagaagaaggagCTGGGATAGTTTTGGAATATCATTAATAAGGAAGGGTAGAATGGGGAACAAAAGTGAATGTGAACCAAAATTGTCTTAAAATGGTCCCatgttgaacaatttgagaagtGTCATATTATCGTCATGAACTTGTCTCGATATTTGGGTCCGAAAATGGCCCTTTGGTGTCGCTTAACAATATATGGTCAAAGAACCATAAATTGTCCCCCAAACGGATTGATAGTATagatatacatatgtgtgtatttatatatatatcctgtGATATAAACAATATACTCTcctgaatattttttaaaaatttttattacgtatatataatattatgataTGATATGTGTAGTACACATCTtacttaaaatacatatatttctCCTCATATATACTACACATCtttttaaaaatacatatattatacataaatataatGTAAATATTACGAAAAATACTTATAATTTCTAGTaagtatataatatgtatggtcATTGCTTAATATAGAAATTATAATTAGTGATTGATAAACACTCATACACAATAATGATAGATGATTTATACTCAATGAAATATTGTCTGGCTAACTTGaagaattgtgttttttttgttatcttgaacattttatgttttaatttgtgatATGAAATTTAATATCATATAGATATTTGTTTATTCATCATCACTTCccaataaataattcaaaaaaaaaattttaggggCATAATCCCCTTCAAATTTTGGACCATCGAGAGAAAAATCGAAAAAATAACACAATATTGGTTTTAACTCCGCTGACTTGATCATATTTGGTCAAAATCTCTCCGGTTTGACGATTCTCTAACAttactttttaagttttgtaagATTGTTGATGGTCATTGCATACAAATCATTGATTCAcagattaaaaaataaaacatattgaATGATTGAAGTATTTTATACAGTTTAATTTTCGGCACTTTCTAGCATAAATTGAATGATGAAAGTACTTCTTTTATTTGATAAAagcaataattataataataattattattattattgctgAAAGGTGTACAGCATAGGATTCCCTCAAACCCTTACGCAAAACGACGTCGTTCCTCTTGTTCACCAGATGCCGCTCAATTGTGCTCTGCCTGGGCAGACAATGGCAGCGTAAGACAGTAGTCCCCTGAAAATAATTATTAAGAATACAAAGGGTCAAAATCGTAAAATCCTAAGAAACAATTGAGCGTGGGAAAAAGAGCCGTTGCTGATTAAACCACAAATTTTGGCGCCAATCTTCTTTTCACTCCATTTCGGCTGCCCGTAGTATTCCGGGCAGCCTCTCCCTCCAAAAccctctttattttcttttcccagTCAAATATATTATTCTCTGCTTCTCTTTCGCAGAccatttcttatttttcaacAACAATTTACTTCTCAATTccaagctctctctctctctagcatctaCGAAGCTTAGTAGCTTTCTTGATTTGTTCTGATTCTAAGAACAAATCGATCTCTCTTTTGTTGCTGATTTTTGATTGAAACGAAAGTAGTATTTGCTTGCCTTCATCTTCACTTCATTACACCTTTTCTGTTATTCCATCAATTGTTCCGATTCTTGAATCAAAAACCCATCTTTTCAATCACTCTGTTCTTGTCCCGCTTTTAGGTTTCTTttctggggtttttttttttggtttcatttttcTTCAGATATGGGGTTTTCAAAGAAATCACAAGTTGATTCCGGATTAGAATCCGAAGGCAAAAAATGGGTCATCGCCGGAATCACAATTAGGACTTCCTTGAAGCCAATCAACACGAAATCAATTAGCAAAGAGACCGAAGACGACGACAACGATGAGGCGTGTTTGACAACTCCAACAGCGAAAGAAGCAAGAATACCAGAGAAATTACCATGCCCACCGGCCCCGAGAAAGCAAAGACCTGTTGCAAGATGCAATTTTGGTGCTAGAGACTTCTTCACTCCACCTGACTTGGAGACAGTTTTCAAGTACCATGTTGAGAAAACAAATTGAGTTTAAGGgttttttcacttctttgtgtTCTAGATAGTAGCAGAGACTAGAGAGAagtagggttttagggttttttaatTAGTAGAATAGAAGAGTTGATTGTGTACAGAAAGTGCTATATCTATGAAATGATGTTAGCTAGTTCTAGCCCAAGTTTGTTGGTTAATTCCCTCATGTAAGGTTTGTTGGAAATCCAAGCCCGAAGGTCCCAAACACATCAATGATATTATCTGATCgggtcacaagttcaatattTTGCTCAAGGGTTTGAAGATTTTAAGGTTCTTTTTGTTAATTGTGACACAAAATTGATGTCATGAAgagtttgattttcttggtggGAATTCTATATGACCAAACCTTTATGTCATATGCACTGTTTAAGGTTCACCTATGGGTACTGTCAGAGCCCAATACAAGCAAAATTTGGTCTGTTTATTATACCTCTGCTGCCTAACCAGTCATTCATATAAGTCTTTATTATTCAGCTCTTGAAAAAGCAAAACACGTGTGGGGTACATGGGTTAAGGTTTTGCAAAGTCATcacaacaaattcaaaaaaaaagggaaaacaagTAAATCTTTTTCATGGTTGAGATGCTGCATAGATGCTTCAACTATGACCTCATATAGCACATACAGTAACAAAAATGCTAAGTTTCGTAGTATTTTTTGTTCATGCTATCCTAAATGTTAAGATGGATGCTTACAATTCATGTGAAATTGTGGATCACACATGTTCCATAAGAAATCGTGTGTTTCTATTTCAACATTTAGGATAAACTGTGACAAAAAACAATGAGATTCGTAAGATTCGTTCTATAAGTAAACCTTAGAACACcatgtagtattttttttatttcttgtttaaTCTTCTTCTATGTCCCACATTTCTGATTATAAAATGACAAAcaattatgggttttgatagGTTAGAATCCTATGTGAGGTTTGAAAGAGAGCTTGTTTGTTTGGTTTCACTTTGAGAATTACACGTTTTCAAGCATGGGTGACAAAAACATATTTGTACACATTTTGATTGTGTTTTGTGGATAAGAACAACCATGTTTATCATTACCAAACGGACCCAATTCGGTTGTTTGTATGTAGAGCTGTAGAAGACAAGATTTGGTTTGCAGAATTCATGGATTTGTTTAAAAGACGATGACAAAGAGAGAAGCTTTATaaccttatatatatacaaattctTATATGGAATCAAAAGTTTGAATAAACTTTATGAACTtacttttcaatcatagatgtgaCGGATCTCACATGGTTGgttcacataagagaatttatatatatatatatatatatatatatatatatatatatatattattaagtgCGGACGTACGCAACTTAATAACTTGCGCATtcaactttttaagttttttcaaaagtgaaatgacaagtggggttactgttttgggtcccacatgtttcaaattaagGTGTGTAAATTAATATAACTTACTGGTGttcgcataagagaatttatgtgcatatatatatatatatatatatccatggtTCATCAATTCTTCTTGCATATTAAAGAGTGGGTTGTTTGTTACTTTTCTAGGGATTGTAATCTTTTAAGAAAGCAACTATAATTGGTGAAGTTGTTGAGGACTtaggcaaatgcaataagaaacaatttactgggtcaatatttttgttggcccggtcccacctctattacataaaaagtcaagtcaaacacgtattttaatacagtcacatcagcaaaacacaaatttctatacactttttcttcccacacactttctctttccacccaacccaacaacattccattcctccatattatccacaacaaaactacaccaaaacattaaatatcaatacatccacatcagcaaaacacttatcccaatacagccacattagcaaaacacattttacaatacaaccacatcagcaaaagacaacatctttattggcccaataccacttcaccattgtaTTTGCCCTTACTTTGTCAGATTGTGATAACTTTAGATTGAATAACAAATAGTGTTCACCATGTAATTGCTCATAACATATTGCCAAATGAAGCAGGTTCGTTGATTTATAAATTGTTTTCTAACATTAAACAATTAATTCTTGTTTTGGATAATTTTGACTTTggctgttgttgttgctgctcaGGGGAcaacatattatttttttaaaatttcttccttcttttattttttatttgctaaATGAGATGCTATATATGGCTTTAATTGCGAAATAGCAACTCAAGTTCAAAATATTCACTCCAAGGGAAGTGTTAAATGGAGTTGTAAAATAGCACTTAGTTGGTGGGGTGCTAAATTTAGCACTTTTTGAAGAGAATGAGAAGAGTGTTAAATGAGGCGGTAAAACGAGTTGAGAAATTTAAATCGCAAgccttgaaacttgaaagattttgaaaTGTCCTGAAAACCCTATGATGGGTTGATCTTGGATTTGAGAAAGCGGATAACATCTTACAATGATAATCCAGTTTGAACAAAAGGGTTCATTGGTGTTGCCCAACAAAATAGAGGAAGAGGTAGTTAAgagtatattaaaaaaaaaaaaaagagttgtggAACTTGGCTTTGATGAACTTTAATGTTGAATACCGTATTAGGGTAAATCCTAATATTGTCCATGGCAACCGGTGCACAAAAATCATTTGAAGTATTTTGTATAACAAATTCaacgatatatattttttgttcgaaataaaaaccaaattcaacataaaaatgcATGACAAGTCTATACCGTcatatataaactcaaaacattatATATTTTCATCACGATGAAGTTAatttttgtttagaaaaaaaaatcattgaattCATTATACAAAATACtacaaatttatgatttttttgaaaaaattcaaaattttctggtGCATCGGTAGGAGAACCAATGCATTGGTCCTCCCCTGGATCCACATATCAGATGTGTGACAAAAAAAGTATATTGTATAATAATTTAATGACCTTAATGCACGAATATAGTACAACATATTATAAGATATAAAAATAGATATAGGGGATATAATTGAGGGTTAGAGGACTAATAGAGAATCAAAGtaaataaaagaaaggaaatcaaTCAATCCAATGCAACACATGAAAAGATAGGGCAGACAATAACATGTACACATGGGCCTCCTTGAAGGAATCCTAAGACacaattcaattgatttttcacacacagagagagatcTCTGCCCGGGCTGCCCGTTCCCTTTCCTTGTTTTAGCGGGACGAAACCCTAAATTTCAATTGTACACTTTGTCTTCCcaccaaaattgaaaataagaATTTAGCCCGGGAAAGGCGGAGGTCTGTGACGGCTGTGGGTCTTATCCACATCTTAAttgttaataattaattaattttcattttatgtttgtttgtttgtttgtgggaCCCATTTAGTTTATGTGGCTTTAACTGTTGTAAAGAGTAAATGCAATAGTGAATTTTTGCTTCGGCATGTGAGGcaaaaaatgacattttttgTTGGTCCATTcaaaatttttgtgc
Proteins encoded in this window:
- the LOC120000852 gene encoding cyclin-dependent protein kinase inhibitor SMR6-like — translated: MGFSKKSQVDSGLESEGKKWVIAGITIRTSLKPINTKSISKETEDDDNDEACLTTPTAKEARIPEKLPCPPAPRKQRPVARCNFGARDFFTPPDLETVFKYHVEKTN